One stretch of Deinococcus aquaedulcis DNA includes these proteins:
- a CDS encoding cation:proton antiporter domain-containing protein — translation MVWNRWAGLLLALGGAALAEGTGAHSGPPAFLLQLTLLLGVSALAAYVSFRLRLLPIIGFLVAGVLAGPGALGLIREPELIAAASEIGVMLLLFTIGIEFSLERLGRIARLIFLGGGLQVGLTLLVTVGVMLALGRGAPDAVFTGCLIALSSTAIVMKLLGERGETNARTGQVALGILIFQDLAVVLMVLMIPMLAGEGGGLGGVGLALLKAAGIIALVLLAARRLVPPVMEVVARTCSSEIFLLTVVALCFGTASLTAAAGVSLALGAFLAGLLVSESRYGAQALGEILPLQILFSAAFFLSVGLQLDLGFLAGHLGLVLGAAAVIAAAKTVITALSVRLLGEPWSVALPVALLSAQVGEFSFVLAAAGTALGLSFAGLGAQGSGVFIAATVLLMTLTPALAALARPLLARLGPAATPAQAALAVTATAHGLAVAGRVVFLGYGAHARLAARALSRAGHPYVVVTRSPDGPSELQGRGVAVLIADYTRAALLRELDIAAAQAVVIADDDPETTERAVQVLRTVALEVTVITHAPTAEEGLKLRGLGAQHVLSPRHEVAAGLLDLLTPAEVSRGHLARHLAAHPPVALSAEQQAQCEHARASAGPVTPEADVCLACVAQGDTWVHLRVCMTCGHVGCCDSSKNKHATRHAQSSAHAVIRSAEPGESWAYCYEHGWTK, via the coding sequence ATGGTCTGGAACAGGTGGGCAGGACTGCTGCTGGCGCTGGGCGGCGCCGCACTCGCAGAGGGAACAGGCGCCCACAGCGGCCCCCCGGCCTTTTTGCTGCAACTCACGCTGCTGCTGGGGGTCTCGGCGCTGGCGGCGTATGTGTCGTTCCGGCTGCGGCTGCTGCCCATCATCGGCTTTCTGGTGGCGGGGGTGCTGGCGGGCCCCGGCGCCCTGGGCCTGATCCGCGAACCAGAGCTGATTGCAGCCGCCTCGGAAATCGGGGTGATGCTGCTGCTCTTTACCATTGGCATCGAATTCAGCCTGGAGCGGCTGGGGCGCATTGCCCGCCTGATTTTCCTGGGCGGGGGCCTGCAGGTGGGCCTGACGCTGCTGGTGACCGTGGGGGTCATGCTGGCGCTGGGACGCGGCGCGCCCGACGCGGTGTTTACCGGCTGCCTCATTGCCCTGTCCAGCACCGCCATCGTGATGAAGCTGCTGGGCGAACGCGGCGAAACGAACGCGCGCACCGGGCAGGTGGCGCTGGGCATTCTGATTTTCCAGGACCTCGCGGTGGTGCTGATGGTCCTGATGATTCCGATGCTGGCCGGGGAGGGCGGCGGCCTGGGCGGGGTGGGACTGGCGCTGCTGAAAGCGGCCGGCATCATTGCCCTGGTGCTGCTGGCCGCGCGCCGACTGGTGCCGCCCGTCATGGAAGTGGTGGCGCGCACCTGCTCCTCCGAGATTTTTCTGCTGACGGTGGTGGCGCTGTGCTTTGGCACGGCCAGCCTGACGGCCGCCGCCGGGGTCAGCCTGGCCCTGGGGGCCTTTCTGGCGGGGCTGCTGGTCAGCGAAAGCCGCTACGGCGCGCAGGCCCTGGGGGAGATTCTGCCCCTGCAGATTCTGTTCAGCGCGGCGTTTTTCCTGTCGGTGGGCCTGCAGCTGGACCTGGGGTTCCTGGCCGGGCACCTGGGGCTGGTGCTGGGGGCCGCCGCCGTGATTGCCGCCGCCAAGACGGTCATCACGGCCCTGAGCGTGCGTCTGCTGGGCGAGCCCTGGTCGGTGGCCCTGCCGGTGGCGCTGCTGAGCGCGCAGGTGGGCGAGTTCTCGTTCGTGCTGGCGGCGGCTGGCACCGCCCTGGGCCTGAGCTTTGCGGGCCTGGGCGCGCAGGGCAGCGGCGTGTTTATTGCCGCCACCGTGCTGCTCATGACCCTGACCCCGGCCCTGGCCGCGCTGGCCCGGCCACTGCTGGCCCGCCTGGGCCCGGCTGCCACGCCCGCGCAGGCGGCGCTCGCAGTGACCGCCACCGCCCACGGGCTGGCGGTGGCGGGCCGGGTGGTCTTTCTGGGCTACGGCGCACACGCGCGGCTGGCGGCGCGGGCGCTCAGCCGCGCGGGGCACCCCTACGTGGTCGTGACCCGCAGCCCGGACGGCCCCAGCGAACTGCAGGGCCGGGGCGTGGCGGTGCTGATCGCCGATTACACCCGCGCGGCCCTGCTGCGCGAACTGGACATCGCGGCGGCCCAGGCGGTGGTCATTGCCGACGACGACCCCGAAACCACCGAGCGCGCCGTGCAGGTGCTGCGCACGGTAGCGCTAGAGGTCACCGTGATCACCCACGCCCCCACCGCCGAGGAGGGGCTGAAGCTGCGCGGCCTGGGCGCCCAGCATGTGCTGTCGCCCCGGCACGAAGTCGCCGCCGGGCTGCTGGACCTGCTGACCCCCGCCGAGGTCTCACGCGGTCACCTTGCCCGGCACCTCGCCGCCCACCCGCCCGTGGCCCTCAGCGCCGAGCAGCAGGCGCAGTGCGAGCATGCCCGCGCCAGCGCCGGCCCGGTTACCCCCGAGGCCGATGTGTGCCTCGCCTGTGTGGCGCAGGGCGACACCTGGGTTCACCTGCGCGTGTGTATGACCTGCGGGCATGTGGGCTGCTGCGACTCGTCCAAGAACAAGCACGCCACCCGGCACGCCCAGAGCAGCGCCCACGCCGTGATTCGCAGCGCCGAGCCCGGTGAAAGCTGGGCCTACTGCTACGAGCACGGGTGGACGAAGTAG
- the gatB gene encoding Asp-tRNA(Asn)/Glu-tRNA(Gln) amidotransferase subunit GatB: MAYQAVIGLEVHLQLKTKSKIFSACPQDYHGAAPNTFTDPYTLGLPGTLPTLNREAVELAMMFGLGLNCDVSGPTQFHRKNYFYPDAPKNFQLSQYDRPIARDGFLDVTLESGEVRRIRIKRAHLEDDAGKLTHPTYAPYSMLDLNRAGSSLLEMVTEADLTGPEEARAFLESVQAIAQALGVSDAAPEEGKMRCDVNLSLHQPGEPWGTKVEVKNLNSFRSVARAIEYETARQARVLAGGGRITQDTLGWDEGGQKTFLMRTKEGEADYRYFPEPDLPPLDITPDWIARVRARMPELPAQKQERYLAAGVRAGDAHTLSHDVALSRFYDEAMRAGPDAQKPDAQKLANWLLGDVSGLLAAQGQTVDGSALQPAHLAALVALIDEGTISGRVAKDLLPDVLGSHDPRELVRARGLSVVTDTAAIDAAIDAAMQADPATVEKVRAGNAKAMNALFGPVMKATGGKAKPEVVRERLQAKLGL; encoded by the coding sequence ATGGCGTATCAGGCGGTCATTGGGCTGGAAGTGCATCTGCAGCTGAAGACGAAAAGCAAGATCTTCAGCGCCTGCCCGCAGGACTACCACGGCGCCGCGCCCAATACCTTTACCGACCCCTACACCCTGGGCCTGCCCGGCACCCTGCCCACGCTGAACCGCGAGGCGGTGGAACTCGCCATGATGTTCGGCCTGGGCCTGAACTGCGACGTCTCGGGGCCCACCCAGTTTCACCGCAAGAACTACTTTTACCCCGACGCGCCGAAGAATTTTCAGCTCTCGCAGTACGACCGCCCCATTGCCCGTGACGGTTTTCTGGACGTGACCCTGGAGAGCGGCGAGGTGCGGCGCATCCGCATCAAGCGCGCGCACCTGGAAGACGACGCGGGCAAGCTGACCCACCCCACCTACGCGCCCTATTCCATGCTGGACCTCAACCGCGCCGGCTCCAGCCTGCTGGAAATGGTTACCGAGGCCGACCTGACCGGCCCCGAAGAAGCGCGCGCCTTTCTGGAAAGCGTGCAGGCCATTGCGCAGGCGCTGGGGGTTAGTGACGCGGCCCCCGAGGAAGGCAAGATGCGCTGCGACGTGAACCTCAGCCTGCACCAGCCCGGCGAGCCCTGGGGCACCAAGGTAGAGGTCAAGAACCTCAATTCCTTCCGCTCGGTGGCGCGTGCCATTGAATATGAAACCGCTCGGCAGGCGCGGGTGCTCGCAGGTGGCGGGCGCATCACCCAGGACACCCTGGGCTGGGACGAGGGCGGCCAGAAGACCTTTCTGATGCGCACCAAGGAAGGCGAGGCCGATTACCGCTACTTCCCCGAGCCCGACCTGCCGCCGCTGGACATCACTCCGGACTGGATCGCGCGGGTGCGCGCGCGCATGCCGGAATTGCCCGCCCAGAAACAGGAACGGTATCTAGCGGCGGGCGTGCGGGCCGGCGACGCCCATACCCTGAGCCACGACGTGGCCCTGTCGCGCTTTTACGACGAGGCCATGCGCGCGGGCCCCGATGCCCAGAAACCAGATGCACAGAAGCTGGCGAACTGGCTGCTGGGGGACGTCTCGGGCCTGCTGGCCGCCCAGGGGCAGACGGTGGACGGCAGCGCGCTGCAGCCCGCGCATCTGGCGGCCCTGGTGGCGCTGATTGACGAGGGCACCATCAGCGGCCGGGTGGCCAAGGACCTGCTGCCCGACGTGCTGGGCAGCCACGACCCGCGCGAACTGGTGCGCGCACGCGGCCTGAGCGTGGTGACCGACACCGCCGCCATTGACGCCGCCATTGACGCCGCCATGCAGGCCGACCCCGCCACGGTGGAGAAGGTGCGCGCCGGCAACGCCAAGGCCATGAACGCTCTGTTCGGCCCGGTGATGAAAGCCACCGGCGGCAAGGCCAAACCTGAAGTCGTGCGCGAGCGCCTGCAGGCGAAGCTGGGCCTGTGA
- the rnr gene encoding ribonuclease R: protein MPKKKTETVPGTDSTGTSTPTSTRSRRPAASQPAADAAPKTRTSRKKAQIPAAELPQVTQPDTTLPTLVEQAPEAAVAPTPPRAPRRGRKAAPVEAAPTQTTPAEEAPAQQSGATLAPVAEPIPTAEPTVTVRPAAKRASSRRARQPESTADTAPMQASEPEPVADPTPAEPTPAEPEAPAPQPKRGRKLRLAPAVTESTPELDEAPAAVAPTPDPAPAKPARRGRRAAVPAEPTAPESAAVVAAPVDDALPVELATPEPDPVILEVPKKRGGRPRKAPLPEVLSGVEAVEATPEVTPAPAEPTPEPAPTRKRGDRKARPAAEAAPLAATPTPADQAEPLADQAQPEQTQPEQAGAVQPVPDDGDEDPAAHPERDIVVAQLRKLGRPVHVRDLERTFTRQTIGRLGGWRDLTDLLEALVESGDVVRTRKKTYGLPEAMSLVRGRFQASAAGFGFVIPDSGGEDFYIPAEQTLEAWNGDIVLVRMEGRGDSRDDRGPRGSRRGQRGDGNPRASVVRIVQRAYRQLVGTLEFHHGHPILKPDDHRARHRILLLPEGLEELQAGARVVTELFWPENTGEDEVFGQITRVLGEQDDPVTETEAVIVKFGLRGEFPDEVLEQANAIPTQIPEEALIGRLDLREFNIFTVDGRDAKDFDDAIHIQPTPEGTFVVGIHIADVSHYVQEGTPLDQEAYARATSVYMPGRVLPMLPEHVSNGVCSLVPYEDRLTMTAMVELSAEGEILKVQLAPSVINSKARLTYDEVQAYSEATATLPEHARHLEGDLHLLLKITTKLRQKRLREGALDFKLREVKVDVGPDGRMELIPIREETARGMIEDLMLLANKVVAHELLQRELPALFRIHEEPTLQRFQEVSSAIGRLGLAFPGGEPTPQAYQAVLKQVRGTPREGIVNTLLLRSMQQAKYAGENLGHFGLAFDEYLHFTSPIRRYPDLLVHRVLKGMLSGELKAGNRAVAQLQARLPGMGDHTSERERAAAEAERDLTKYYQAKWAQEHLGESFHGNVSGVVASGLFVALDNGVEGKLHISHLDDDYYVYVEDAQMLRGRSRGRSYRLGDPVHVTIHAVNPLARQTDFTLADPHSPDYRPGDTQETDMDSPVKPRARRREDREQEKREKLQQLPVSEPKKFTLDDPSPRPTLSPSAGAGRPVRGRGQGTPGQGGQGQGREGRPQQGRASFGVGMGGGRGARRVITLERPRNEHLRPVNITVQRMYFGDWTIENMPPEDGQGGAPHGRGGGRPMNGRPERGGAGGGRGFTRGGNDRGATGRLNGRPAGGARPGPAREPREASPAPAPSEASGTPADDAKRRRRRRGRRGGAPGQG, encoded by the coding sequence ATGCCGAAGAAAAAAACGGAAACGGTGCCGGGCACCGACAGCACCGGCACATCTACACCCACCTCTACCCGTTCGCGGCGCCCCGCCGCGTCTCAGCCGGCGGCCGACGCGGCCCCCAAAACCCGTACCAGCCGCAAAAAGGCCCAGATCCCCGCTGCAGAGTTGCCCCAGGTGACCCAGCCGGACACGACCCTGCCCACCCTGGTGGAGCAGGCACCCGAAGCCGCCGTGGCCCCCACACCGCCCCGCGCACCTCGCCGGGGCCGGAAGGCCGCGCCTGTCGAGGCCGCCCCTACCCAAACCACGCCAGCCGAAGAGGCGCCGGCCCAACAGTCGGGCGCCACGCTGGCCCCTGTGGCCGAGCCCATTCCAACGGCAGAACCCACGGTGACCGTTCGCCCGGCCGCCAAGCGGGCGTCTTCCCGCCGTGCCCGGCAACCGGAGAGCACCGCTGACACGGCGCCGATGCAGGCCAGCGAGCCAGAGCCCGTGGCTGACCCTACCCCCGCCGAGCCCACCCCTGCTGAGCCCGAAGCCCCGGCCCCCCAGCCCAAACGGGGCCGCAAGCTGCGGCTGGCTCCGGCGGTGACCGAATCCACCCCCGAGCTGGACGAAGCGCCGGCAGCTGTGGCCCCGACGCCCGACCCTGCACCCGCCAAACCGGCCCGCCGGGGCCGCCGCGCAGCTGTCCCAGCCGAACCCACAGCGCCCGAGAGCGCCGCTGTGGTCGCCGCGCCTGTAGACGACGCCTTGCCGGTGGAACTGGCCACCCCCGAGCCGGACCCGGTCATTCTGGAGGTGCCCAAGAAACGCGGCGGGCGCCCGCGCAAGGCCCCGCTGCCCGAGGTGCTGTCTGGTGTGGAAGCGGTGGAGGCCACCCCCGAGGTGACCCCCGCCCCCGCCGAGCCGACCCCTGAGCCGGCGCCCACCCGCAAGCGGGGAGACCGCAAAGCCCGCCCGGCCGCCGAAGCGGCGCCCCTGGCCGCCACGCCCACCCCGGCGGATCAGGCCGAGCCGCTGGCCGATCAGGCCCAGCCAGAGCAGACGCAGCCGGAGCAGGCGGGGGCCGTTCAGCCGGTCCCAGACGACGGCGATGAGGACCCCGCCGCGCACCCCGAGCGCGACATCGTGGTGGCGCAGCTGCGCAAGCTGGGGCGCCCGGTGCACGTGCGCGACCTGGAACGCACCTTTACCCGCCAGACCATTGGGCGCCTAGGCGGCTGGCGCGACCTGACCGACCTGCTCGAAGCCCTGGTGGAGAGCGGCGATGTGGTGCGCACCCGCAAGAAGACCTACGGGCTTCCCGAGGCCATGAGCCTTGTGCGCGGACGCTTCCAGGCGTCGGCAGCGGGCTTTGGCTTCGTGATTCCCGACAGCGGCGGCGAGGACTTTTACATTCCCGCCGAGCAGACCCTGGAAGCCTGGAACGGCGACATCGTGCTGGTGCGCATGGAAGGCCGGGGCGACAGCCGGGATGACCGTGGCCCACGCGGCTCGCGCCGGGGCCAGCGCGGCGACGGCAACCCGCGCGCCAGCGTGGTGCGCATTGTGCAGCGCGCCTACCGGCAGCTGGTGGGCACCCTGGAATTCCACCATGGCCATCCCATCCTGAAGCCGGACGACCACCGCGCCCGCCACCGCATCTTGCTGCTGCCCGAGGGCCTGGAGGAGCTGCAGGCCGGTGCCCGCGTGGTCACGGAGCTGTTCTGGCCGGAAAATACCGGTGAGGACGAGGTGTTCGGCCAGATCACCCGCGTGCTGGGCGAGCAGGACGACCCGGTGACCGAGACTGAAGCCGTCATCGTGAAATTCGGCCTGCGCGGCGAATTCCCCGATGAGGTGCTGGAACAGGCGAACGCCATTCCCACCCAGATTCCCGAAGAGGCCCTCATTGGCCGCCTGGACCTGCGCGAGTTCAACATCTTCACGGTGGACGGCCGCGACGCCAAGGATTTCGACGACGCCATTCATATTCAGCCCACGCCCGAAGGCACCTTTGTGGTCGGCATTCACATTGCGGATGTCAGCCACTACGTGCAGGAAGGCACGCCGCTGGACCAGGAAGCCTACGCACGCGCCACCAGCGTATACATGCCGGGCCGGGTGTTGCCCATGCTGCCCGAACACGTCAGCAACGGGGTGTGCTCCCTGGTGCCCTACGAGGACCGCCTGACCATGACCGCCATGGTGGAGCTGTCCGCCGAAGGCGAAATTCTGAAGGTGCAGCTGGCGCCCAGCGTGATCAACTCCAAGGCGCGGCTGACCTACGACGAGGTGCAGGCCTACAGCGAGGCCACCGCCACGCTGCCCGAGCACGCCCGCCACCTGGAAGGCGACCTGCACCTGCTGCTGAAAATCACCACCAAGCTGCGCCAGAAGCGCCTGCGCGAAGGCGCGCTGGACTTCAAGCTGCGCGAGGTGAAGGTGGACGTGGGCCCGGACGGCCGCATGGAACTCATTCCTATCCGCGAGGAAACGGCGCGCGGCATGATCGAGGACCTGATGCTGCTGGCCAACAAGGTGGTGGCCCACGAACTGCTGCAGCGCGAACTGCCCGCCCTGTTCCGCATTCACGAGGAACCCACCCTGCAGCGCTTCCAGGAGGTCAGCAGTGCCATCGGGCGGCTGGGGCTGGCCTTCCCGGGCGGCGAACCCACCCCGCAGGCGTACCAGGCGGTCCTGAAGCAGGTGCGCGGCACCCCGCGCGAGGGCATCGTGAACACGCTGCTGCTGCGCTCCATGCAGCAGGCGAAGTACGCCGGGGAAAACCTGGGGCACTTCGGGCTGGCGTTTGACGAGTACCTGCACTTCACCTCGCCCATCCGCCGCTACCCGGACCTGCTGGTGCACCGGGTGCTCAAGGGCATGCTGAGCGGCGAGCTGAAGGCTGGCAACCGCGCGGTGGCCCAGTTGCAGGCCCGCCTGCCCGGCATGGGCGACCACACCTCCGAGCGCGAGCGGGCCGCCGCCGAGGCCGAGCGCGACCTGACCAAGTACTACCAGGCCAAGTGGGCGCAGGAGCACCTGGGCGAGTCCTTCCACGGCAACGTGTCTGGCGTGGTCGCCAGCGGCCTCTTTGTGGCGCTGGACAACGGCGTGGAAGGCAAGCTGCACATCTCTCACCTGGACGATGATTACTACGTCTATGTGGAAGACGCGCAGATGCTCAGGGGCCGCAGCCGGGGCCGCAGTTACCGTCTGGGCGATCCTGTTCACGTCACCATTCACGCCGTCAACCCCCTGGCCCGCCAGACCGACTTCACCCTGGCCGATCCCCACAGCCCGGATTACCGCCCGGGCGACACTCAGGAGACCGATATGGATTCACCCGTCAAACCCCGCGCCCGGCGCCGCGAAGACCGCGAACAGGAAAAGCGCGAGAAATTGCAGCAGCTGCCGGTCAGCGAACCCAAGAAGTTCACGCTGGACGACCCCTCGCCCCGGCCCACCCTGTCTCCCTCGGCGGGGGCGGGGCGCCCGGTGCGCGGCCGGGGCCAGGGCACGCCGGGCCAGGGTGGACAGGGACAGGGCCGCGAAGGCCGCCCGCAGCAGGGCCGCGCTTCCTTTGGCGTGGGCATGGGCGGGGGCCGGGGGGCCCGGCGCGTGATCACCCTGGAGCGCCCGCGCAATGAGCACCTGCGCCCGGTGAACATCACCGTGCAGCGCATGTACTTTGGCGACTGGACCATTGAGAACATGCCGCCCGAGGACGGCCAGGGCGGCGCGCCCCACGGCCGGGGCGGCGGCCGGCCCATGAACGGCCGCCCCGAGCGCGGCGGCGCGGGCGGCGGGCGCGGCTTTACCCGGGGTGGCAATGACAGGGGCGCCACTGGGCGCCTGAATGGCCGCCCCGCTGGCGGCGCGCGCCCGGGCCCCGCCCGCGAACCGCGCGAGGCCAGCCCGGCGCCGGCCCCCAGCGAGGCCAGCGGCACCCCGGCCGATGATGCCAAGCGCCGCCGCCGCCGCCGGGGCCGCCGGGGCGGTGCGCCCGGTCAGGGCTGA
- a CDS encoding exodeoxyribonuclease III: protein MTDPPLLKVTTLNLNGLRSALRKGLREWLSTEAPDVLLLQEVRADPMPDALADLGYAGAWFPAQKAGYSGVAILAKAPLSDIRVGLPHDELDAEGRVLSAVVGGVRFASVYLPSGSSGPERQGFKERILEDYHAWTQALMAEGTPLVIGGDYNIAHQAVDLKNWRANQKNSGFLPQEREWMTRHLAGGLTDTHRACLGETAAYTWWSNRGNAYANDVGWRLDYLLSAGVTVQGVQAHRAARLSDHAPLSGQVLRPGPQP from the coding sequence ATGACCGACCCGCCCCTGCTGAAGGTCACGACTTTGAACCTCAATGGCCTGCGCAGCGCCCTACGCAAGGGGCTGCGCGAGTGGCTCAGCACCGAAGCGCCCGACGTGCTGTTGCTGCAGGAGGTGCGCGCCGACCCCATGCCAGACGCACTGGCCGACCTGGGCTACGCCGGGGCGTGGTTCCCGGCCCAGAAGGCGGGCTACAGCGGCGTGGCCATTCTGGCCAAAGCGCCCCTCAGTGATATCCGCGTGGGCCTGCCGCACGACGAACTGGACGCCGAGGGCCGCGTGCTGAGCGCGGTCGTGGGCGGCGTGCGCTTTGCCAGCGTGTACCTGCCCAGCGGCAGTTCCGGCCCCGAGCGCCAGGGCTTCAAAGAGCGCATTCTGGAGGACTATCACGCCTGGACCCAGGCCCTGATGGCCGAGGGCACCCCACTGGTAATCGGCGGCGATTACAACATCGCCCACCAGGCCGTGGACCTGAAAAACTGGCGTGCCAACCAGAAAAACAGCGGCTTTCTGCCCCAGGAACGCGAGTGGATGACCCGTCACCTCGCCGGCGGCCTGACCGACACCCACCGCGCCTGCCTGGGCGAAACCGCCGCCTATACGTGGTGGAGCAACCGGGGCAACGCCTACGCCAACGACGTGGGCTGGCGCCTGGATTACCTGCTGAGTGCTGGGGTGACGGTCCAGGGCGTGCAGGCGCACCGCGCCGCCCGCCTGAGTGACCACGCGCCCCTGAGCGGTCAGGTGCTGCGCCCCGGGCCTCAGCCGTAG
- a CDS encoding aminotransferase class I/II-fold pyridoxal phosphate-dependent enzyme, whose product MWISGRAAAVPGSVFALMDAAKERARAAGRVVTDLSIGSSDLSPPEAVLSALREATRDPATYRYPLFSDTAPLREAAARYLSRRFGVQVDPQTEVLPLIGAQEGLAHLLLAVTDPGDTLLLPDPGYPPYLGAAAVAGVQVAPLPLREEHGFLPDLDAVPASLRPRALLLNYPNNPTSAVVDDDFFSRVAAWCRARGTLLIHDHPYAELTFGDYHAPSALQAGVGGVVELHSLSKTHHMGGFRVGFAAGDAGAIAALARVKGSVDFHPYLGIQRAAALALDLPEALGRQGAAVFQARRDALVPALRDLGWTVAWPQASMYAWARVPGLQDSVAFAVRAAEQTGVALSPGAAFGRQGEGYVRLALVQPPEVLLDAAQRLGEVET is encoded by the coding sequence ATGTGGATCTCTGGGCGGGCAGCGGCGGTGCCGGGCAGCGTGTTCGCGCTGATGGACGCCGCCAAGGAGCGGGCGCGGGCTGCTGGGCGCGTGGTAACGGACCTGAGCATTGGCAGCAGCGACCTTTCGCCGCCCGAAGCGGTGCTGTCGGCGCTGCGCGAGGCCACCCGGGACCCGGCCACCTACCGCTATCCCCTGTTCAGCGACACGGCCCCGCTGCGCGAAGCGGCGGCGCGCTATCTGAGCCGCCGCTTTGGCGTGCAGGTGGACCCCCAGACTGAGGTGCTGCCCCTGATCGGCGCGCAGGAGGGGCTGGCCCACCTGCTGCTGGCCGTGACCGATCCCGGCGACACGCTGCTGCTGCCTGACCCCGGTTACCCGCCCTACCTGGGCGCGGCGGCGGTGGCGGGCGTGCAGGTGGCGCCGCTGCCGCTGCGCGAGGAGCACGGCTTCCTACCTGATCTGGACGCGGTGCCGGCTTCGCTGCGTCCCCGCGCCCTGCTGCTGAATTACCCTAACAACCCCACCTCGGCGGTGGTGGACGATGACTTTTTTTCCCGGGTGGCCGCGTGGTGCCGCGCGCGGGGCACCCTGCTGATCCACGACCACCCCTACGCCGAACTGACCTTTGGCGACTACCACGCCCCCAGCGCCCTGCAGGCGGGCGTAGGCGGCGTGGTGGAACTGCACTCGCTGAGCAAGACCCACCACATGGGGGGCTTCCGGGTGGGCTTTGCCGCCGGAGACGCCGGGGCCATTGCGGCGCTGGCCCGCGTGAAGGGCAGCGTGGATTTTCACCCCTACCTGGGCATTCAGCGCGCGGCGGCCCTGGCGCTGGACCTGCCTGAAGCCCTGGGCCGCCAGGGCGCGGCCGTGTTTCAGGCCCGGCGCGACGCCCTGGTGCCCGCCCTGCGCGACCTGGGCTGGACCGTGGCGTGGCCCCAGGCCAGCATGTACGCCTGGGCCCGGGTGCCGGGCCTGCAAGACAGTGTGGCCTTTGCGGTGCGCGCCGCCGAACAAACGGGTGTGGCCCTCAGCCCCGGCGCCGCCTTTGGCCGCCAGGGCGAGGGCTACGTGCGCCTCGCCCTGGTGCAGCCCCCTGAAGTGTTGCTGGACGCGGCGCAGCGGTTAGGCGAGGTAGAGACATAG
- a CDS encoding inorganic phosphate transporter produces METALIGLIVIVTLALIFDFINGFHDTANAIATSVATKVLTPAQAIAMAAILNVVGALTGTAVAKTISKDIVPQEYATLELVGATLVSAIAWNLFTWWKGLPSSSSHALVFSLVGAGIAAGGVGIIIPKGVQKTLTGLVTSPALGFLIPILLMFLLSWLVLRWMKPRVVTRTFRTLQIFSAAFMAFSHGGNDAQKTMGIITFALAAYLNTEIEIVPLWVILSAAAAMGAGTAVGGWRIIKTMGFKVVDLKPVDGFVAETSAALIIETASRLGIPVSTTHTISTSIMGVGTTKGFRKVKWQVAGRIVQAWIFTIPVCIALGWLVHKLLLAVGV; encoded by the coding sequence ATGGAAACGGCTCTGATTGGCCTGATCGTCATTGTGACGCTGGCCCTGATTTTCGACTTTATCAACGGCTTTCACGACACCGCCAACGCCATTGCCACCAGCGTGGCCACCAAGGTGCTGACCCCCGCCCAGGCCATTGCCATGGCGGCCATCCTGAACGTGGTGGGCGCGCTGACCGGTACGGCGGTCGCCAAGACCATCTCCAAGGACATCGTGCCGCAGGAATACGCCACCCTGGAATTGGTGGGCGCCACCCTGGTCAGCGCGATTGCCTGGAACCTGTTCACGTGGTGGAAGGGCTTGCCCAGTTCGTCCAGCCACGCCCTGGTGTTCAGCCTCGTGGGGGCGGGCATCGCGGCAGGCGGCGTGGGCATCATCATCCCCAAGGGCGTGCAGAAAACGCTGACCGGTCTGGTCACCAGCCCCGCCCTGGGCTTCCTGATCCCTATTCTGCTGATGTTCCTGCTGTCGTGGCTGGTGCTGCGCTGGATGAAGCCCCGGGTGGTCACGCGCACCTTTCGCACGCTACAGATTTTCAGCGCCGCTTTCATGGCCTTTTCGCACGGCGGCAACGACGCGCAGAAAACCATGGGCATCATCACTTTCGCGCTGGCGGCCTACCTGAACACAGAAATCGAGATCGTGCCGCTGTGGGTGATTCTCTCGGCGGCGGCGGCGATGGGCGCAGGCACCGCTGTGGGGGGCTGGCGCATCATCAAGACCATGGGCTTCAAGGTCGTGGACCTCAAGCCGGTGGACGGCTTCGTGGCCGAAACCAGCGCCGCGCTGATCATCGAAACGGCCAGCCGCCTGGGCATTCCAGTCAGCACCACCCACACCATCTCCACCAGCATCATGGGCGTGGGCACCACCAAGGGTTTCCGCAAGGTCAAGTGGCAGGTGGCCGGGCGCATCGTGCAGGCGTGGATTTTCACCATTCCGGTGTGCATTGCGCTGGGCTGGCTGGTGCATAAGCTGCTCCTGGCCGTAGGGGTGTAA